CCTGCGTGAGTTTACGGCCGTGTCCGGGATGAAGGTCGATGCCGCCGAATTGCGGCGCACGGTTTTTCGCCGCTTCACGGTGCGGCCGTTCATGCTGGACTGCGCCGACCGGTTGCGCGCCGTGGGGATCAGGACCGCGATCTTGAGCGATCAGACCCACTGGCTGCACGAACTCGACCAGGCCCTTTCGTTTTCCGCCCATTTCGATATGGTCTTCAACAGCTTTCATTACGGCGTCTCCAAAAGGGAAGAGGCCTTTTTCGAACTGGCCCTGGACCGCATGGGGGTCGCCCCAGGGGAGTCCATCTTTATTGACGACAATCCGGACAACGTGGCGGTGGCCGCGTCGCTTGGCATGACCGGCATCCACTACACCGGCCGGGAACGCTTTCTGGCCGAGATGGCCCGTCTGTGCCCGGCAGCCCTGGAGGATATCTAGATGCGCGGAGTCTATTCCTTTTTCGGGCTTGCCATGGACGGCCTGCCCATCATCGGCATTGTCGCCCTGGCCGCCCTGGTCATGGCCCTTTTGCGATGGCCCTACGCCGCCGTGTTTTTTCTCCTGCTCACGGTTTTCTGCGTGCAGTTTTTCCGCGATCCCGAGCGGGTGGTCCCGGACGCCCCGGGCTTGGTCGTGTCCCCGGCCGACGGCCGGGTGGTCCGCCTGGGCCGCGCTCCGGACCCCCTGACCGGGGAGATGAAGGAAGTGGTGTGCATCTTCATGAACGTCTTCAACGTGCATGTGAACCGGACGCCCGTGGCCGGGACCATCGAGCGCATCAAATATTTCCCCGGGAAATTCTTCAATGCCGATCTGGACAAGGCCTCGGTGGACAACGAGCGCAACGTGGTCGTGATCACGGACGCCTCGGGCGACGAATTCACCGTGGTGCAGATCGCCGGGCTCATCGCCCGGCGTATCGTGTGCCGGGCCGCGCCTGGAGATGCGTTTCTGCGAGGGGAGCGGTTCGGCATGATCAAGTTCGGATCGCGGGTTGACGTTTATCTGCCACATGGTTACCATCAGTCCGTCACAATGGATCAAAAAGTGTTGGCCGGACAAACGGTCATCGCGGAAAAGACCCCGTAGAAGGGAAAATGGACGAAACTGCCCAAAGGCCCGCCCGAAAGGGCGTCTACATCCTGCCCAACCTGCTGACTGTGGGAAGCCTCTTCTGCGGTTTCATGGGCATTTTGTGGGCCTTGGAGGGGCGTTTCGACCTGACCGCCCTGGCCATCCTGGTCAGTTGCCTGTTCGACGGCCTGGACGGCAAGGTGGCCCGGATGACCCGGACCTCCAGCGACTTCGGCGTCCAACTCGACTCCCTGTGCGATCTGGTGGCCTTCGGCGTGACCCCGGCCATCATGCTCTACCAATGGGAACTCCATGCCTTCGGCCGCCTGGGCATCATGGCCTGCTTCCTCATGGTGGCCTGCGGAGCCCTGCGGCTGGCCCGGTTCAATGTCCAGGCCGCCTCGGGAAGCAAGAAATTTTTCGTCGGCCTGCCCATCCCGGCCGCCGGGTGCATCATCGCCACCCTGTACATGTTCACCCAGTACGTGCCCGATGCGTTCATGGCCTCGGTCATGCCCAAGGCCTGTCTGGTCATAGCCTATATCGTGTCCTTCCTCATGGTCAGCCGGGTACGCTACGCCTGCTTCAAGGAATTCGGGCTGCTCAAGGCCCATCCCTTCCGGGCCATGGTCACGGCCATCCTGCTCTTCGTCATGGTGGCTTCGGAGCCCAAACTCTTCGGCTTCCTGTTCTTTTTCGGATACATGATCTCCGGCCCCGTCTACACCTTCCTGATTCTCCCCCGTCGCAGCCGCGCGCTACGGGAGTCCCTCCAGGAACTCTCGTAACCATCGTCGTACCCGCATACCGACAATCCCCGTATTGTCATGACCAAGTCCCTCGGCTAGGATAGTCCCTCGCCGTGCCCTGTCCTGTACCCTTCCGTCCGCCCCGGCGGATGCCCCAAGGAGTCGGCCATGTCCGAACGCGTTTACATCTTCGACACCACCCTGCGCGACGGGGAACAGTCCCCCGGCGCCACCATGACCCCCCAGGAAAAAGTCCGCATGGCCCGCCAGTTGGAAACCCTGGGCGTGGACATCATCGAGGCCGGGTTCCCGGCCGCCAGCGACGGCGATTTTGAATCCGTGCGCATGATCGCCGCCGCCGTGAAAAACGTCCAGGTGGCGGCGCTGTGCCGGGCGCTCACCACCGACATCGATCGCGGTTTCGCGGCCATCAAAGACGCCGCACATCCGCGCATCCACACCTTTTTGGCCACCTCCGAGCTGCACATGAAGCACAAGCTCGGCAAATCCCCCCGCGAGGTCATGGACATGGCCAGGGCCGCCGTGTCCCATGCCGCGTCGCTCACCACAAATGTGGAATTCTCCGCCGAGGACGCCTCGCGCTCGGAACCGGAATTTCTGGCCGCCATGTGCGAACTGGCCATCGAGGCCGGGGCCACCACCGTGAACATCCCCGACACCGTGGGCTACGCCCAGCCCGCCGAATTCGCCGAGCTCATCCGGTTCCTGCTCGG
Above is a genomic segment from Desulfolutivibrio sulfodismutans DSM 3696 containing:
- a CDS encoding HAD family hydrolase, yielding MVQCAATAVFFDFGGVVAEEGFKAGLADLAEARGRSPHAAIRAGFDAMWDSGFVTGAGDEADFLREFTAVSGMKVDAAELRRTVFRRFTVRPFMLDCADRLRAVGIRTAILSDQTHWLHELDQALSFSAHFDMVFNSFHYGVSKREEAFFELALDRMGVAPGESIFIDDNPDNVAVAASLGMTGIHYTGRERFLAEMARLCPAALEDI
- a CDS encoding phosphatidylserine decarboxylase family protein — translated: MRGVYSFFGLAMDGLPIIGIVALAALVMALLRWPYAAVFFLLLTVFCVQFFRDPERVVPDAPGLVVSPADGRVVRLGRAPDPLTGEMKEVVCIFMNVFNVHVNRTPVAGTIERIKYFPGKFFNADLDKASVDNERNVVVITDASGDEFTVVQIAGLIARRIVCRAAPGDAFLRGERFGMIKFGSRVDVYLPHGYHQSVTMDQKVLAGQTVIAEKTP
- the pssA gene encoding CDP-diacylglycerol--serine O-phosphatidyltransferase, with the protein product MDETAQRPARKGVYILPNLLTVGSLFCGFMGILWALEGRFDLTALAILVSCLFDGLDGKVARMTRTSSDFGVQLDSLCDLVAFGVTPAIMLYQWELHAFGRLGIMACFLMVACGALRLARFNVQAASGSKKFFVGLPIPAAGCIIATLYMFTQYVPDAFMASVMPKACLVIAYIVSFLMVSRVRYACFKEFGLLKAHPFRAMVTAILLFVMVASEPKLFGFLFFFGYMISGPVYTFLILPRRSRALRESLQELS